gcttgagtgtttgcatctagatgcacttgttgttcgtgtttcaccgcgggtttcgcttgttactcttggtggttgccgccacctagacggcttggagcagcaaggatcgtggagcggagggtggtgattgtctccggctccgatcgtagtgattgtgagggattcttgatcTTTCTCtgatggagcgccaaaaggtactctagtggattgctcgtggcttgtgtgatcctcatcttgtgttggttgtgcggcacccctattgagggtttggcgtgtgaagccaattagcgcgtgaacctccaagtgagtgaatcaccacaataaggactagcttgccggcaagcaagtgaacctcggtaaaaatcattgtgttcatcattgattccaaggtgattggtcttcattgttattcatccttgtgattgattggtttcttcgtctacacggcggtataaccttcttgatcactctctttactttaccgcaaaatagttgataagctctttagtgtagccagttatgagagcttggttggttggttggtgtggctctttagttagcctttgagagcacactaacataggatagtgtcatagctattgtgtgaatagacactatctaaactagaattgtggtaggtggcttgcattttgagtaggctaacgcaacgcttgcttcgcctcataattgtctgaccattttgttaagtgttgttgtagaaatttttattaggctattcacccccctctagccattaggacctttcatctatGACCATCTTGTACGTGGGGCTATTGGATGGACCTGGTTCATGCAACTGGGAGgcaaataaaaatacaaaaataatCTCATCCATTCATTGCTTCCCCATGCgtttctctctctcctcttttcCAGAGGCACCTCCGCACAGCCTGGAGCGCGTGCGGCGGCTGGGCGTAGCCGCCAGGCACGACGAGGCCGCGGCGGggcggcgtggcgtggcgtggcgcggcCGTCGGGCACGGGCAGCGTAGGGAGGCGGAAGCCGAGCGAGGCGGGCGACGCGGCctgaagcgacgtagctgctgaACGCAGGTGGCGTGGCGTGGTGGCTGGACGTGGGGAGGCCGAGCGAATGCGTGGTGCGGCGCCTAATGCTTCCATGCACATGGTGATTAGGTGTTCATTTATCTCTTCCTCGTGTGAGTTTCCTGGGGCAAGCACGAAGGAAATGAAAACCAAAGATCTGGATTCTTTTTTTCCTACAAAACGAGCATCTGCCTGTAGGATTCTAGAGGAAAGGAATTGGGATTTCCTTTGTTTGAAACGCGCATTCTCACTTCCTTTCCTCCGTTTTATAATTCGTGTACTTTTCGTTTGATATTTCTGCAATCCAAACGGGTCTTAAAAGGAATTACACGGGCTGAGCCCGAATCCATTCGGCCCAGCGATGCGCGTATTCGGCCTACTGTGTCGCGAGCTAGCTCGAGGCCGTGTGCGTGGTGAGCCCAACTGAGACTAACAACATCCCGTTCCTTCCTCTTGATTCGAAAGCCTTATCCCGTTGCTGGACTCTCACCGCCGCATTCGTTCACCTGGCTTCACCCCGCCtgcgctccctccctctctcagtCTCTCTGCCACGACTGGGTGGGGCGGTGGGCTACCGCTGCCGCCGCCCAACGCCAAGTGCCGAGGCCTTCGTCGGTCTATTCACCGGCGatgagcacccaccaggtattcccaccccttctcttcccttcctgccgGCTGCCGTGCGAAACCGAGCAGCCAAACCTTAACTAGTTATTTGCTAGTATTTGATGTCTATTAACTTCCAACTTTTGGCAAAATTATCGACTGTAGATGTGTACATCCATGTCCCTTTACTGGGTCCGCCCCTGAATGGTGGGACAGAAATTTGTTGCAGCTCTTGATTACAGTATTTTGCATAAAATTAGAAATGAAACAATGACTATCTTTGggcttattttattttattttgggaCTAGTACTTTATTCAGAGGATAAGTTCATCATGAAAGAGAATTTGACTATGTTGTAGGGATGGTTGCTACAATCTGGGCATAGCGTTGATATCAGTGGTTCAAAGATGGTTCTCCATATAACCCACAGGGCGTTCAGTTTTCGATGCTTTGCTGCCAATGGGCGAGGCTTTGGTGCAGATTCTACTAATAAGAGAAAAGTAGGTAGCCTCAATGCTCTATTTCCCTCCCTACTTCCTTCCATCTGCAGCATACTGCATGTTTCTCAAGCACTAGTGTTAGCAAATAAGGAAATCAAATCATCTTCAAAAGATACTACATATTCCTAATTATGTTAAATTCTGCAATGAAGTTGTGCATCTTGTTCAGTGATTAGGAAAGCCGGTTTGCACTATATCTGAAGAAATTGGAGTCACTGATGGCCTATTATGCCTTTGCTTTTCTCCCAGATTAAAAGCAAGAAGAGGCCAAAAGATGTTGCACTTGAACCaaggtgctcaccttgagcattGTATTATTATAGGTTTTATCCTCTTCGCACTAGAAACAAAGTATATTCTTATCAGGAACTTTTTGTGATTGgcatttttttttaataaatggTGTCTCTTATATTTTTCAACAGTTATAGTTGATTTCAAAGTACAAACTTGTCATGGAAGCTACTCAGATCCTAGAATCACATCCTAACAGTAAACTTTTATGCAAAGTCCAGCCTTGTTTGTCATTACTCGGTGATCCAGTGTAAGAACATTTGAATAGAGCTGCTCCTGCTgattttttttctccttttttcgGTTATTAATTACTACATGGAGTCAAATTGGGGAAAAAAAGAGAAGGAATTATACTAAAGGGAAATTTAGCTATGCAGTTCCAACATTTTGATCAGTATGTGTCTAAACATTTATGTTTACTATAAAAGCTGATTATTAGTACTAAAATTAATATATGTAAACTCTGTGCATACTATGAGGGAGAAAATAATTTCTGACTTGGTTTTACCATTGGTAACTCCAATGGGCAAGTGAGTAACTCCTGAAACATTAAGGGCTAACTAGCCTTTTAGAGTATTTGTTTCATAGGATGTGTACAAACAGCTTAGAATGCACAATACTGCTTGGTACTGTAGCACGTCGTATAGCAGCAACACACGAGTTAAGGTTTAATTCCAACCTAAGTTGTTATCAAGATAGAAGAAAATATGTAATTATATGTGCTATAATATGAATTAGGGGTAATATTTTGTGTTTGTCATAAAATAGATATAAGACAAGATTTTAATTGTAGGGCTACCTCCAATATGAAGTTGGCAACGACTTGTTTTCAGATTAGTGATGAAGAATTATATAAATTTAATTTCCCATCTCAATTTCTTTCTCCCATTTATAGTCACCTCATCTCCTACCAGTCGAATCTACTGGCAGTCCTCTTGGTGGTGTTTGTCCCGTGATGATCTTGGAATCATAACATCATCACCCTGGATTTTGGATTTTCAGAGTCTGACACCCTTTAATTTAATTCCTATGATATTAAATTATTCCATTCCCTTCTGTTCCTTTTTGTTAATCCAATAATTAATTAACTAAACTCTCTGGATTGAGCAAAGAATCCAAAGATGCTAAGCAAGTCCAAGAAGCCATAGGTAAGTAGGTCAAAGAAGCCATATGTAGAAGAGTGTTGCAGATGGTAATGCTGGCTTCTCTGTTTGTTCTTCTTGGCCATATAAGTTCCTCCCATTTCCTCATTCTCTCTGTATGCAATCTTTTTTGGCCCACGTTCTAAACCTTAAACTCtatttcttcttaatgaaaagatACACAGATGTCCTGCTTATTGTTGAAAGGAAAGTAAGCAATAAATGAGACGGGTAAAATCAGTTGATAATTATTAGAGATATAAATAGATATGTATAGCCTGACTTGTATTGTACTTCATATACTTGTACTCCAAGCCTTCTcggctatatatatgaaaggccACCCCCCTTATTGGGTGTGCGGTGCATTATCTCTCTACATGGTATCATAGACTGGGCCAATTAGGGTTCCTCTCTTCCGCTGCCCTAGCCCTCTCCCGGCGCCGCCCCCCCTACCACCCCTCTCGGCGCCGCCCCCCCTGCTATGGCCACCAATGGATCCTCCTTGACCGCGACCTCCGGGATCTCTGGATCCCCATCCATGCCGGCCATGACAGACGCCCCTGCTCCTGTGATCTTCTCCTACGCGACCATCAACGTGCGCCAGCACGTGCCGATCACCCTTGATCTCAAGCTGCCGAACTACACCAAGTGGTCTGCCTTCTTCACCGCTATGTGCGGCAAGTTCGGTCTACTTGGCCACATCGACGGCTCCATCCCGGCACGTCCTACTGATCGCACATGGTCACAGCCAGATGCTTGTGTCCGGAGTTGgatgtatggctgcatcgacgaCAGCGTCCTCGACCTCGCCATGGAACCTGAGCAGACTGCCCGTGATCTCTTTGTTGCCATTACCAATCTGTTTCAGGCAAACCAGGAGACACGCGCCGTCGTCCTAGGTCAAGAGTTCCACTCTATGACCCAGGGTGATTTGTCCATCGACGCCTACGCCCAGCGCATGACGCACACGGCCGACGCTCTCCGTGACGTTGGCCACACCATCTCCGAGCCCCAGCTGGTCCTCAACCTTCTTCGcggcctcaatccgtgcttcgcCAACACGGCGGACATCATCGCCAATGCGGCGGTCCTTCCGTCGTTCATCTCCGCACACAACACCCTTCGGCTCAAGGAGATCCGCCTCGCCAACGACGCCAAGGTCTCCTCCGACACCGCCCTTACTGCCGTCGCCCCGTCCACGACTTTAGCGACCACAGCCTGCACTTCCCCTTCCTGCCGCTCCTCGTCCTCCGGCACCAACCCCAACGGCGGCGGCTATGGTGCGCGTGGAGGCGGCGGCAAGGGCAAGGGCGGCTATGGTGCACGTGGAGGCAACAACGGCGGTGGCAGTCGCCACCAGCAGCCCCCAACGACGTCCCCGGGCCTCCTGGGCGGGCGTCTCGGCCCCGGCGTTCAGCCGACTAGTCCTTGGGTATGTATGAACCCTGGGCTGGTCCTTCTCCGTGGGCTCCTCAGCCGCAGTGGCGTCCTCCAGTGGCACCTCTGCCGCAGGCCCACACGTCCTTCGCACCGCCTTCTACGTCCGGTGGCTGGGATCAGGGCGCTCTCATTGCCTCCCTCAACCAGATGGCACTGCAGGGAGGCGCCAGCCCCTGGGTCCTCGACACAGGAGCTACATCTCATATGTCCCCCCACGACGGTATACTTCTTTCCCATCTACCTCATTCGCCGTCCTTCATCATAGTCGGCAATGGGTCCTCCATTCCAATTTCTAGTCGTGGCACTTCCATTCTTCCTATAGCTGATCATATTTTTCAACTCAATAATGTTCTTGTCGCTCCACATCTTGTTCGAAATTTGTTATTTGTTCGTTAGTTTACTCGCGACAATAACTGTTCCATTGAGTTTGATGCTTTTGGCTTCTCTGTTAAGGATCTACAGACCAAGACCGAGATTCTGCGTTGCAATAGTGGCGGGGAGCTCTACACCCTTCCACATTCCAGTCAGCCTACTGCAGCCTGTCATGTCGCCGCCATCTCCTCCTCATTGTGGCATTCACGTCTTGGTCATCCAGCACCTGCAGCCATAGTTACACTTAATAAACTTTCAGCTATCTCTTGTAATAATGCAGCCCGTGGTATTTGTCACGCCTGTCAACTTGGCAAACACACACGGCTGCCCTTTACTAGTTCATCGTCTCGCTGCTCAGCACCTTTTCAACTTGTTCATTGTGATGTCTGGACGCCTCCAGTTCTTAGCGTGTCTGGATTTAAATATTATCTTGTGCTTGTTGATGATTATAGTCATTATTGCCGGACGTTTCCTCTTCGGCATAAATTAGAGGTTCATGCACATATTGTTGATTTTACTAATTATGCTTACACCCAATTCAGCCCGCCTGTCcagtgttttcaggcggataacGGCACTGAGTTCATCAACAATGCCACGTCTACCTTCCTTGCTAGCCGCGACATTCTTCTTTGCACTTCTTGCCCTTACACATCTGCTCAAAATGGGAAAGCTGAACGGATATTGCGCACGCTAAACAATATCGTTCGCACCCTCTTGATTCATGCCGCCATGCCTTCAGCTTACTGGACCGAAGGCTTAGCCACCGCCGTTCTTCTACTCAATCGGCGACCGTCTTCCTCCATCAATAATGGTATTCCCTATCACCTCCTTTATCACAAGATGCCTGACTACTCCTTGCTTCGAGTCTTTGGTTGCTTATGCTACCCAAATCTTAGTGCCACGACACCTCATAAATTGGCTCCTCGCTCATCAGCTTGCGTGTTCATCGGGTATCCCTCTTCACAAAAGGGTTATCGTTGTCTCGATCTCTCCACTCGCAAAGTCATCGTCTCCCGTCACGTGATTTTTGATGAGACTCACTTTCCGTTTGCGGTTGCCAAACCACCTACGGAGTCACTTGATTTTTTATTACAGGATCGTCTTCCTGCATCTGTGCCAGCTCCTCCTGCTGGCGCTTCGGGCCGTCTCTCTACTCGGTCGACCTTCGACGATGACACCCTGGCACTGGACCCGGCCATCCTCTGGCATGGTCCGGTCCTTCAGGGTCCTGCTGCCCCTGGCGCGTCCTCAGCCCCTGGCGCGTCCTCTACTGCTGACATCCTGCCTGCAGCTCAGGGAGCAGCACGTCTGCCGGCCCCTGCTGCATCACGCCCGCCGGTGCTCTTCCAGTACAGCTGGCGCCCTTGACCGTCATCTGTGCCCCAGGCACAGGTCGCGCCTCCTCCACCGGCTCCTCCACCGGCGCCTCAGCCGGCTCACGCACCTGAGCCGGTCCCTGCTGCTCCATTGCACCGTGTGACACGGCAACAGATTGGAACGCTCCCGCCTCCGCCGGAACGCCTGACTTACTCCGCCACGCATGCCTCACCGCTTCCTGCCAATTATCGCAGTGCCCTTGCTGATCCAAATTGGCGGGCCGCAATGGTGGACGAATACAAGGCACTTGTTGACAATGGCACTTGGCGACTCGTACCATGGCCTCCTCGTGCCAACATTGTCTCCGGCAAGTGGATTTTCAAGCATAAGTATCACTCTAATGGCTCTCTTGCTCGTCACAAAGCTCGGTGGGTTGTTCGAGGATTTTCTCAGCAGTATGGCATCGACTACGAAGAGACTTTCAGTCCAGTTGTTAAGCCAGCAACGATTCGGGTTGTTCTCAGCATTGCTGCGTCTCGTGCCTGGCCAATTCATCAGTTGGATGTGAAGAACGCTTTTCTTCATGGTCACCTGAATGAGACTGTTTACTGCCAGCAGCCACCTGGATTTGTCGACCCGGCTGCACCTGACCATGTCTGCTTGTTACAGAAATCTTTGTATGGGCTCAAGCAGGCAccccggtgaaaggtcctaatatggctagaggggggtgaatagcctatttaaaaatctacaaatcaactagagtaatttgattagtatgacaaatagcgtaatgcaaacttgctctagctctacaagggttgcaagccacctatccaacaattctagttgcaatgattacttaggcacacaaacttgctatgtaactactcactaagagctctcaatcttgctactctaaagagctcaactagatgaatgtaaataataaaacaAGCTTTCAAttttaattacactaaagagcttgtaccaactagtttgcaagaatgtaaataagtgagtagggtgattataccgccgtgtaggtgatgaaccaatcacaagatgaatgtagagccaatcatcgggagaatcccaaagacaagagacaatcgattttctcccgaggttcacgtgcttgccaacacgctatgtccccattgtgtcgaccaacacttggtggttcggcggctaagagatgtttcacaaacctcgtccacacgataggacaccgtaagaaccgacccacaagtgaggtaactcaatgacacgagcaatttactagcgttaccttttggcactccgccggggaaggtacaaatcccctcacaatcaccggagacggccacgaacaatcaccaactcgtgtcgatcctccaccgctgctccaaccgtctaggtggtggcaaccatcaagagaaacaagcgaaatccgcagcgcaacacgaataccaagtgtctctagatgcaatcactcaagcaatgcacttggagtctctcccaatctcacaaagatgatgaatcaatgatggagatgagtgtgagggctttggttaagctcacaaggttgctatgtcaatgaaaatgttcAAGAGTTAGAGTTACAAccggccatgggacttaaatagaagcccccatggaatagagccgttataccccttcactgggcaaaacgcgctctgaccggacgctccggtcatactgaccggaccctggacacagcggccggtccactgatttatgccacgtgtcactctgagttaaaactgaaccgtcagatcacaacgactaagtgctgatcggacgctccggctaaactgaccggacgctggagcctcagcgtccggtcgagtacagtaagggtccaaatccgtttttcctcgaccggatgcgtccagtccacctcgatcggacacagcccagcgtctcgtggtataccctagctactgtaccgccaaGTTAGCACGActagacgcaggcagtcagcgtccggtgcattcagatccagcgtccagtcacttgatcgacgctggcatctcctctgtcttcttcatccttgctcaaatgtgctaaccaccaagtgtatcaccttgtgcacatttgttagcatattttcacaaatgttttcaagggtgttagcactccactagattctaaatgcatatgcaatgaattagagcatctagtggcactttgataaccgcatttcgatacgagtttcactcctcttaatagtacggctatctatcttaaatgtgatcacactcactaagtgtcttgatcactaaaataaaatggctcctatatttgatacatttgccttgagccttttgtttttctctttcttcttttccaagtttaagcatttgagcatcaccatgccatcaccattgtcatgatcttcgtcattgcttcatcacttggagtagtgctacctatctcataatcatcttgataaactaggttagcacttagggtttcatcaattaaccaaaaccaaactagagctttcaatctcttcctttttggtaattgatgacaacccttatataaagatatgaattaaagtacatttgaattcatgttgcttgcccaagcatatttatcatgtgtaaaggatatggacaagtttcatgaactccatatgatagcaattgctccccctacatatgtgctaagagtttagattgaagcttgcacatatgcttagataggaaatatatgagtcaatttctaccaaatgatgctaatgtataagagatggacctttgaagcgtgatactaatcggagtgcactaatataccatccttagcaccattagtaactagacatacaccaaaaactagaatacctcatgagatcaatattacacgCAAGGATCTAGTTTCCATAGagtgaacataggtctagttactttagcctatgcatgctagtttttcatttcaatattcaaacctacaactagcatacaccacacaagcatggatattaaaaatTTATGGCATGCAAGTaagcatatgtaatgcacatacaaatttaccatacaagttcatgagcttgctccctctatttgtatgctcaaaactTTAAttaatccccttcctttgtcatatattatctctcccattttgtttcactatctttgtatactatttctccccatttgtcatcaatgatcacgaaggcttaaagtatagatagggtaggattattaatgtcaacaatttgcacaaaatgtagcctcaaattatagatatgttggggtgaaaccatgtgaaatgaggatcatttttctaatttggttcaatctagattacttgcaaaagatatttaactcggtttgattcaaggataagcttcttcataccttcaaatatgggttatcttgtaccatgttgagttaaacacttatagctcattttctaaatcaaacactatgtttacaagcccacaaacatgtcatatgctaccactagattatttcaaacatacaagcaatagtggtaccatacaatcatcaaatacatttgattttcatgaatgagcctagtcaaatgtgaaatatgtctaggtacactaatcatgtccttagcaatggatggatgacatgtcaatcaattttaccttgctttgcttgaaggagaggcatgtcatatagtgggggtgcatcaacacatattggaaaagtcaagtatgttcaattcattccttagcttgcaaaacctcttctcatcaagtggcttggtaaaaatatcggcaagttgatcttcggtgcccacactctctatacaaatgtctcctttttgttggtgatctcttatgaaaagatggcggacatcaatatgttttgttcttgagtgttgaactgggttgttggtgagctttatggcattttcattgtcacatagtaatggcacttgcttgaatctaattccaaagtcactcaaggtagctttcatccaaagtaattgagcacaacaactaccggtcaaaatgtactccgcttcggcggttgattgtgctacactattttgcttctttgatgaccaagatacaagtgatctttccaatagttgatatgtgtctgatgtgctctttctctcaactttgcatcccgcataatcggaatccgaatatccaatcaactcaaa
Above is a genomic segment from Miscanthus floridulus cultivar M001 chromosome 3, ASM1932011v1, whole genome shotgun sequence containing:
- the LOC136542890 gene encoding uncharacterized protein gives rise to the protein MATNGSSLTATSGISGSPSMPAMTDAPAPVIFSYATINVRQHVPITLDLKLPNYTKWSAFFTAMCGKFGLLGHIDGSIPARPTDRTWSQPDACVRSWMYGCIDDSVLDLAMEPEQTARDLFVAITNLFQANQETRAVVLGQEFHSMTQGDLSIDAYAQRMTHTADALRDVGHTISEPQLVLNLLRGLNPCFANTADIIANAAVLPSFISAHNTLRLKEIRLANDAKVSSDTALTAVAPSTTLATTACTSPSCRSSSSGTNPNGGGYGARGGGGKGKGGYGARGAD